Within the Pelotomaculum isophthalicicum JI genome, the region GGTATGGTAAGAACATAGTAGGTGTGGAAGTTGTCAATTTTACTGCCAACGTTGAAAACGGGCAGTTGGCGGAATACAAGGCCAACGTGAAAATTGCCCATACTGATTAAGACAGCGGGGATACTGCGGTTTCTCC harbors:
- a CDS encoding dodecin family protein, which codes for MHVKVSEIVGESPDSWKGAVQSAITEASRYGKNIVGVEVVNFTANVENGQLAEYKANVKIAHTD